Proteins from one Cryptomeria japonica chromosome 4, Sugi_1.0, whole genome shotgun sequence genomic window:
- the LOC131036120 gene encoding uncharacterized protein LOC131036120 yields the protein MERLRERLYALNKLDERRMMAQWVTETAQKRRKGWHDKHLRRMKFTSGQLVLKFNGRNEIKPRKFTVRWLGPFKVREVNTNGAIKLWTLDGEEIPDAVNGSKLKVYHERREPGPSSQDA from the coding sequence ATGGAAAGGCTGAGAGAGAGACTAtacgctttgaacaaattggatgaacgaaggatgatggctcagtgggtgACAGAAACAGCCCAGAAAAGACGGAAGGgttggcacgacaagcatcttcggcgaatgaagtttactTCTGGGCAGTTGGTGTTGAAGTTCAATGGAAGGAACGAAATCAAACCTAGGAAATTTACAGTGcgatggctagggcccttcaaggtacgcgaggtcaatACCAATGGAGCAATTAAGTTGTGGACGTTGGACGGGGAAGAGATACCAGACGCCGTCAACGGGTCGAAATTAAAAGTTTACCATGAACGGAGGGAGCCTGGACCATCCAGTCAGGATGCTTGA